Within Synechococcus sp. NB0720_010, the genomic segment GCCCTGGCGGACATCCGCGATGGCTTCAACGTCTTTGCCCCCCATCGCCAGACCCGCAAGGTGACCGTGTTTGGGTCCGCCCGAACCCAGCCGGAAGAGCCGGCCTATGCGCTGGCCGAGGAGCTCGCCCGCGAAGCAGCCCGGCGCGGGTTTGAAGTGATGACGGGAGCCGGCGGCGGCGTCATGGAGGCGGCGAACCGCGGCGCGGGCTGCGAGAGCAGCATTGGCCTGAATGTGGACCTGCCGTTTGAGCAGCACGCCAATCGCTACGTCAATGCCTGCGACGGGCGCCTGCTCCACTTCCGCTACTTCTTCACCCGCAAGCTCTTCTTCCTGCGTGAAAGCGACGCCCTGGTGGTTATGCCCGGCGGTTTCGGGACCTTCGATGAGCTGTTCGAATCGCTGACCCTGATTCAGACCGGACGAACCCCGCCGATCCCCCTGGTCCTCCTGGCTCCAAAGGACGACAGCTTCTGGAGCGATTGGCTCAAGACCATTGACGGCACCCTGCAGGACAGGGCGTTGATCTCTAGCGAGGACACCTCCCTGTTCAAACAGGCCCGCAGTGCCGCCGAGGCCCTGGAGCAGATCAGCCGCTTCTACCGGGTGTTCCACGGCGCTCAACTCGCGGGGGAGCAGACGGAGCTGCTGCTGCACTGCCCTCTGCCTGCCGCCACGGTGGCCGAGCTCAACCAACGCTTTGATCTCCTGGTGGATGAGGGGAACATCAGCCAAGGGGAGAGCTGCGACCCCAACGGCATCCTTCGGCCCTGCCTGCGTTTCCAGCTCGATCGCCGCAAGGTCGGGCTGCTCTACCAACTCATCGACGCGCTCAATGGCCTGCCGCTCGAGCTGCCCCCCTCGATCGAGCAACCTGGACAACGTCTCTGCTCGCTCCCGCCCACCCCATGACGCGCATCGGCCTGATCGACTACGGGATGGGCAACCTGCATTCCGTGCAGCGGGCTCTAGAGCGCCTGGGCTGTGAAGTGCGGATCCTGCAGCAGGCCGAAGCCCTGGAGGACTGCCAGGCCCTGGTCCTGCCCGGGGTGGGGGCCTTCGACCCAGCCATGGAGCGTCTCCATGCCTCCGGGCTCGTGCCCGCGATCAAGGCCTGGTGCAATGCGGGGCGCCCCCTCCTGGGGATCTGCCTGGGCTTGCAACTGCTCTTTGAGAGCAGTGATGAGGGTTCAGCCTCCGGCCTTGGACTGCTCGCAGGTCACATCGCAGCGCTGCCAAAGGTTCCGGGTCATCCCATCCCCCACATGGGCTGGGAAGCCCTGATTCCTGGAACACCCTCCCCGCTACTGCCCGAGGGAGCGTCAGACAGCTGGGTCTATTTCGTCCACTCCTTTGCAGCCCAGCCCAAGGATCAGAGCTGCATCACCGCCTCGGTGTCCTTTGCCGGCCAGGACGTCACCGCAGCCGTCTGGCAAGGCAGCGTCGCGGCCTGCCAGTTCCACCCTGAAAAATCCTCAGAAGCGGGTGAGCAGCTGCTTCGCCGCTGGCTGCACTGGGTCGAGGAGCAGGCATGAGCCTGCGACTCAGTGGCGGACGCAAACTGCTGAGTCCCCCTGGAGACATCGCTCGCCCCACGGCCTCTCGGGTGCGCCTAGCCGTCATGAACATGCTGGCGACCGAGCTCCCTGGAGCCCACTGGCTTGATCTCTTCTGCGGGAGCGGAGTGATGGGCTGCGAAGCGCTCTTGCGCGGTGCAGCCAAGGTGGTGGCGGTGGAACAGGACCGTCGCGTCGGCGCCACAGCCCGCAGCAACCTGGAGCTGGTGGCCTCCAGCCTGCAACCGAGACCTTCGGTCCAGGTGATCCAACAGGAGGCGATCCGTTGGCTGGGATCAGCCCAAGGGGAGAGCTTTGATCTGGTCTATGCCGATCCGCCCTATGCCGCTGGCCTCTATGGCGCGTTGCTTGAGCGCCTGGCTGCCGGAGATTGGCTCCATCCACAGGCCCTTGTGCTGCTGGAGCACGCAACAAAAAACCCGCCGGAGATCCCGGCGGGCTGGGTGGTCGAGAAGCAAAAGCACTACGGCAGCTGCGGCCTTCTGGTGCTCGCTCGCTCTTGAGATCAGCCGCCCAGGGCGCTGCCGCGGCGGTATTGGTTCCAGGCGGCCACGAACAGACCCAGCAAGGTCACGGGAATCAGACCGAGCACGATGCCGCAGAGCAGGGGTTCGATCATGGACGGAGCAACCAGCTTTGGTTGCACAATTCTCCCACGCCCATGGCTGGGTTCGTGACCGATCTCCATCAACCGTGACTGCAGAGACCCCCACCCCCGCGCAGCAACCCCAGCGGGGCCTGATCTCGGCGCTGGTTCTGTTGACGGCGATCTGCGTGACGATCGTGATGCTGGTGGTCGTGATCCCAGCTGCCCGCAGCGATCCCTACACCCGAACCACCCTGCAGCTCAGCGGCTCCGCCGAACAAGGCGAGCAGCTGTTTTTACTGAACTGCGCTGGCTGCCATGGCATCGCCGCCCAGGGCTTGGTGGGGCCCAACCTCCACAAGGTGGATAACCGCAAGAACAATCGCCAGTTGATTCAGCAGGTGGTCAGCGGACGAACGCCGCCCATGCCGCGCTTCCAACCGGAACCCCAAGCCATGGCGGATCTCCTGGCCTACCTCCACAGCCTCTCGTGAGCCTGGCGGTGGTGCTGGTGGAGCCGGCGGGCCCCCTGAATGTGGGCAGCGTCGCGCGCCTCTGCGCCAATTTCTCGGTGGATGAACTGCGGCTGGTTGCCCCCCGCTGCGATCACCTGGGCGATGAGGCCCGTCTGATGGCCGTGCATGGCGAGGCACTGCTGGAGCAGGCCCAACTCTTCCCCACCCTTGAGGCCGCCCTTGCCGATTGCCGCCGCGTGGTGGCCACCAGCGGCCGCATCGAGGAGGAGGCCTTGCCCCTGAACGGTCCTGCAGAAGCCCTCTCCTGGCTGCAGGCCTCCGACACGGATGCCTCCTCCGCCCCAGCGGCGCTGGTCTTTGGCCGAGAAGACCGCGGCCTGAGCAATGCAGAACTGCTGCAGGCGGGGCGAATCCTGCGCCTGGAGACCAGCGAGGCCTACGCCTCGATGAACCTCTCCCATGCCGTTGCGGTCTGCCTGCATGAACTGCGGCGCTGCCCCGCACCCACCGCCCCCCAGCCGGAGCCCTGCCAGCGGGAGCAACTGGAGGCCGCACTCAGCGATG encodes:
- a CDS encoding TIGR00730 family Rossman fold protein; translation: MAIERSPLDALADALEGHPQRRSIERSVVQLLEISRSSRDADEWRLITGALADIRDGFNVFAPHRQTRKVTVFGSARTQPEEPAYALAEELAREAARRGFEVMTGAGGGVMEAANRGAGCESSIGLNVDLPFEQHANRYVNACDGRLLHFRYFFTRKLFFLRESDALVVMPGGFGTFDELFESLTLIQTGRTPPIPLVLLAPKDDSFWSDWLKTIDGTLQDRALISSEDTSLFKQARSAAEALEQISRFYRVFHGAQLAGEQTELLLHCPLPAATVAELNQRFDLLVDEGNISQGESCDPNGILRPCLRFQLDRRKVGLLYQLIDALNGLPLELPPSIEQPGQRLCSLPPTP
- the hisH gene encoding imidazole glycerol phosphate synthase subunit HisH translates to MTRIGLIDYGMGNLHSVQRALERLGCEVRILQQAEALEDCQALVLPGVGAFDPAMERLHASGLVPAIKAWCNAGRPLLGICLGLQLLFESSDEGSASGLGLLAGHIAALPKVPGHPIPHMGWEALIPGTPSPLLPEGASDSWVYFVHSFAAQPKDQSCITASVSFAGQDVTAAVWQGSVAACQFHPEKSSEAGEQLLRRWLHWVEEQA
- the rsmD gene encoding 16S rRNA (guanine(966)-N(2))-methyltransferase RsmD, encoding MSLRLSGGRKLLSPPGDIARPTASRVRLAVMNMLATELPGAHWLDLFCGSGVMGCEALLRGAAKVVAVEQDRRVGATARSNLELVASSLQPRPSVQVIQQEAIRWLGSAQGESFDLVYADPPYAAGLYGALLERLAAGDWLHPQALVLLEHATKNPPEIPAGWVVEKQKHYGSCGLLVLARS
- the petG gene encoding cytochrome b6-f complex subunit V, whose translation is MIEPLLCGIVLGLIPVTLLGLFVAAWNQYRRGSALGG
- a CDS encoding cytochrome c — translated: MTAETPTPAQQPQRGLISALVLLTAICVTIVMLVVVIPAARSDPYTRTTLQLSGSAEQGEQLFLLNCAGCHGIAAQGLVGPNLHKVDNRKNNRQLIQQVVSGRTPPMPRFQPEPQAMADLLAYLHSLS
- a CDS encoding RNA methyltransferase → MSLAVVLVEPAGPLNVGSVARLCANFSVDELRLVAPRCDHLGDEARLMAVHGEALLEQAQLFPTLEAALADCRRVVATSGRIEEEALPLNGPAEALSWLQASDTDASSAPAALVFGREDRGLSNAELLQAGRILRLETSEAYASMNLSHAVAVCLHELRRCPAPTAPQPEPCQREQLEAALSDAEDLLLEVGFLYPHTAQARMAKLRALLQRAEIRDEEVALLRGMVRQLRWASQRDCP